A genomic segment from Osmerus mordax isolate fOsmMor3 chromosome 5, fOsmMor3.pri, whole genome shotgun sequence encodes:
- the LOC136943031 gene encoding ligand-dependent corepressor-like, with protein MASLCKRQQCTIERRGFRQELDSWRHKLIHCVGFESILEGLFGPGLVEDLTLFKDCEPEGVSDWSFHENCLFCCLRREKVKEHLVGLSSQELDRESKPLLGKEQTKITRLEKQAEEFLTAVLYKKDVPSFSDPHIPVVAREIMQRMIRQFAAEYTSKTSSSQDSPQPPRPTTDQSLPRPPSAVPPAVSPGVTAAASAHNQNPVLSKLLMADQDSPLDLTIKKPPADTREQDGVLDLSLKKGQNWTSPHVRSPPLSQATPTLRGRSLRADGQAGLPMRSLQDGRRRENIGHSAPLKPIPSLAHSLHIKREVSQPQDCDEDSPPNLGHNHTSRLPDLLPLLSRNGSAWGPKTQFGALLKLRANGGAGDHIKDLPSLLEAAGLFTKSPSCGKGLLQEGGRDRGLSLSHSPPVDLKIPQVRDLSWGSFASEPSNYPHCDHSLGKRLRSILPKHGRRGSNGGLDSLGGEREFWALDTERQASGGGGGGGPYPTSDPEADLGSKQPRKKRGRYRQYNTELLEEAIGVVMGGKMSVSKAQTVYGIPHSTLEYKVKERLGTLKHPPKKKLKLMSRTEEPEGMEAPESQEGAFPEGAFQEGACQDSQLSVSEDGEPVSSENRREPLNTGLSSDE; from the exons gtTTTGAGAGCATTCTGGAGGGCTTGTTTGGGCCTGGGCTGGTAGAAGATTTAACATTATTTAAAG ATTGTGAGCCTGAAGGGGTGTCAGATTGGTCATTTCATGAAAACTGTCTGTTCTGCTGTTTAAGACGAGAGAAAGTGAAG GAGCATCTGGTTGGCCTTAGCAGCCAGGAGCTGGACAGGGAGTCCAAACCTCTCCTAGGAAAGGAGCAGACCAAAATCACCAGACTTGAGAAGCAAGCAGAAGAGTTCCTCACTGCAGTCCTCTACAAAAAAG ATGTCCCTAGCTTCTCGGACCCGCACATTCCAGTAGTTGCTCGGGAGATCATGCAGCGAATGATTCGCCAGTTTGCTGCCGAATATACCTCAAAAACCAGCTCCTCTCAggacagcccccagcccccccggccCACCACAGACCAAAGCCTGCCGCGCCCTCCCTCGGCGGTGCCCCCTGCTGTCAGCCCAGGGGTTACTGCAGCTGCCTCTGCACACAACCAGAACCCCGTCCTCAGCAAGCTCCTCATGGCCGACCAGGACTCTCCGCTTGACCTGACCATCAAGAAGCCCCCGGCCGACACCAGGGAACAAG aTGGAGTCCTGGACCTGTCCCTCAAGAAGGGCCAGAACTGGACCAGCCCTCACGTCCgcagccctcccctctcccaggccACACCCACGCTCAGAGG GCGATCCTTGAGAGCTGACGGACAGGCCGGGCTGCCTATGAGGAGCCTgcaggatggaaggaggagggagaatatCGGCCACTCCGCCCCTCTTAAGCCCATCCCgtctctcgctcactcgctGCACATCAAACGGGAGGTCAGTCAGCCCCAGGACTGCGATGAGGACTCTCCTCCCAACCTCGGCCACAACCACACCTCCAGACTGCCCGACCTCCTGCCCTTGCTCTCCAGAAACGGCTCTGCATGGGGCCCTAAGACTCAGTTCGGCGCCCTCCTCAAactcagggccaacggaggggccGGCGACCACATCAAAGACCTGCCCAGCCTTTTGGAGGCCGCTGGGCTCTTCACAAAGTCCCCTTCCTGTGGCAAGGGACTCCTTCAGGAGGGCGGCAGAGATCGGGGTCTCTCCCTGTCCCACTCCCCGCCCGTCGACCTCAAGATCCCCCAGGTGCGAGACCTCTCGTGGGGCTCCTTCGCCTCTGAGCCGTCCAACTACCCACACTGTGACCACAGCCTTGGAAAGAGGCTGCGCTCCATCCTCCCCAAGCACGGCCGCAGGGGCAGCAACGGAGGCCTGGACAgcttgggaggagagagggagttctgGGCGCTAGACACCGAGCGTCAGGcctccggaggaggaggaggagggggcccgTATCCCACCTCGGACCCGGAAGCCGACCTGGGCTCCAAACAgccgaggaagaagagaggacgcTACCGCCAGTACAACAcggagctgctggaggaggccaTCGGTGTGGTGATGGGGGGGAAGATGAGCGTATCCAAGGCCCAGACGGTGTATGGGATCCCTCACAGTACCCTGGAGTACAAGGTCAAGGAGCGCCTGGGCACCCTGAAACACCCCCCCAAGAAGAAACTGAAGCTGATGAGCCGCACGGAGGAGCCGGAGGGGATGGAGGCCCCAGAGAGCCAGGAGGGGGCCTTCCCGGAGGGGGCCTTCCAGGAGGGGGCCTGTCAGGACTCCCAGCTCTCCGTATCTGAGGATGGGGAGCCTGTGTCCTCAGAGAACAGGAGGGAACCTCTGAACACAGGCCTCTCGTCAGACGAGTGA
- the slit1a gene encoding slit homolog 1a produces MDSFGAVRPLNREAPLYVGGMPVDVHSAAFRMWQIQNGSSFHGCIQNLYINNELQDFTKTQMKPGVVPGCEPCRKIYCLHGICQPDGAQGPVCHCQSGWSGPHCDQPASQPASPCQGSKCVHGKCIPLDSQSYRCECEDGYRGALCNQQGELFNPCRRLSCKHGRCQISESGDAYCHCESGYAGELCDAESECRGEPVRDFYQVQRGYAICQTTRMVSWVECSGTCDTGTCCASQRMKRRKYTFECSDGTSFSEEVEKTVKCGCAGCM; encoded by the exons ATGGACAGCTTCGGCGCCGTGCGGCCCCTCAACCGCGAGGCGCCGCTATACGTGGGGG GCATGCCGGTGGATGTCCACTCGGCCGCCTTCCGCATGTGGCAGATCCAGAATGGCTCCAGTTTCCACGGCTGCATCCAGAACCTGTACATCAACAACGAGCTGCAAGACTTCACCAAAACCCAGATGAAGCCGGGCGTGGTCCCGGGCTGTGAGCCTTGCCGCAAGATCTACTGCCTGCATGGCATCTGCCAACCAGACGGGGCGCAGGGACCCGTCTGCCACTGCCAGTCCGGCTGGAGCGGACCGCACTGcgaccagcctgccagccagcctgcaaGCCCCTGCCAAGGCAGCAA GTGTGTCCACGGGAAGTGCATCCCTCTGGACAGCCAGTCCTACAGGTGTGAGTGCGAGGACGGTTACCGCGGCGCCCTGTGcaaccagcagggggagctgttCAACCCCTGCCGCCGCCTCTCCTGCAAACACGGACGCTGTCAGATCTCCGAGTCGGGCGACGCGTACTGCCACTGCGAGAGTGGCTACGCCGGGGAGCTCTGCGACGCCG aGTCTGAGTGTCGGGGAGAGCCCGTGCGAGATTTCTACCAGGTCCAGCGGGGCTACGCCATCTGCCAGACCACCCGCATGGTTTCCTGGGTGGAATGCTCCGGCACCTGCGACACGGGCACCTGCTGCGCCAGCCAGCGAATGAAGCGCCGGAAATACACGTTTGAGTGCAGCGACGGCACCTCGTTCagcgaggaggtggagaagaccgTCAAGTGTGGCTGCGCAGGCTGCATGTAG
- the wu:fc17b08 gene encoding nucleolar protein dao-5, whose amino-acid sequence MCESAELLTAKAQDLQSTSSLEQFMAKLCPHHQKQIVDALGFLQTEVKAVKASSCTSQASNPNPALVDIRSTSVCPESCLDTPARTCIEPTLPLMSTPKGQLEIQEMASVNTSSSVSPEKIPETTVSLQTPGTGGPALDLRKTVSEGITALAVPIKSPVQLDITRPSDHVPLKIKIMKSGSLGDGKKLSCVLTTSVVPPAGKLEERQVNTDPSKRAESHSARLSSQVKRRHHSDHSNQARQRGAIGHTKGTPSKPCTEKRTPDAISHMSPRTARKTIRGSSCYRPRESSVFIADPDLGHCDLVYIDKPITESLRRQRHRMLPRRNARKSTRGHLYVEEMWELKTVRTLASKSRPNDNLGNYPIAPMPDLISLVTVTPKQALAKPDGVPLVDLPIAEGCTETASQKTPSEQLSEMDIPGIADGVVEAAASEANPVVENSESDQSQCKDFPTPPPVPPQTQLNETEQVAVTDSEQAMESVVSEERVVQTVVEPAGQDASGVEVLNESLAEVIETEVGANPTGSHTTEETLCVSEEVQNGDLEPQQEAELPNPVVESAQDEKQEEKEQAQAEEAKTQQHSDSSERKDQSGNETQTVQELKEVEEVDMAEPESAAADMTTIKEEHTIDPLVHFSPEKSLEALLKELPPWRRKRHEKFQPKPVIFSETEKIIVGYVNGRPIKASDRCLRRRSQKSSPKPVKSNSKGNHGVSESSSAPGSSVDSVKSPSLKRPAKAHMKCSLQPIETKPESPSIAVSPVESVQSPAPKHPTRSRINVRRNIMGSKSLAEASQSAPDSLPTHVPEKTPAPETETLPAPVSAPLSAPAPVPDCLPVPVLVSESPPAPPLTPVPEQTVDSPKTQEFKRPLRSAKSKKAGPAVSPPQSIAMTSSVSEEPSTSLPPTSTEPMPLLPTNPSPLPISTPPLPLSSTSTSIEPSESQQTPAPQAISEQSVDAVETVPGTKPIEKQSNMGGECRVLAIQKLRSSGIVKEFEEVEMPKTTSEVPSLPEDPGAMSSEATTQRSPLRGKRTPLKDREASKLLKAADATPLQDDSIPASDSRVSLNTERPGRMPLRSESSKAEVATSHSITRVTPIPSSPPENRKSALRSQRLASPSSSTAPNTPEKPREVLSPFRVKPEKITKLPPKSSPVSSQLPSSLPSCSGLPFFPPRLEPPAPTPPKFLAALNSEEHQHMISNLNTKFDKMQKGWFQMDKEGQPAPKHKNKADRQAAIWKSKRRVRKPRSSEHQRFSPVQMLFMKNFDLSSICRWFLQSTETKSLVIVKKVNTRLPSETQLCFHSSSCLPGTSQGVFPSLQAERLKKHLKKFAIASPVKSTPKSQKLIAKALEQEVPISKGKEKKELTTATRISTKPYASSAEIQAQASEAQKASVKAKIPASARILRKYNYIREKMQVQQTSKKVKDAPRESLKAANVKTSNSKPKLATVKGAKACRTDNKKIKEPVLAKSVRGRPSLDQKPAGKESVVKTTSSRTVREPMKRDSESSQKLPQKSPKTPKSSAPAAGAKTDSHKKVEEEKTGVDSSPLVKPGAGAKEKQTKKPSQSRVTDSRVTVGKGAEGPVDTPLPDMDATTTPVSSDQVLTRSQRKMEVMPTRSGSPKSATKKAQEPTPTPSGTPKSATKRAEGSAHTQKGNPKSAVKRGQEAPQTPAKRTRMSLTK is encoded by the exons ATGTG TGAGTCTGCAGAGTTGCTTACTGCCAAGGCCCAGGATCTGCAGTCCACCTCCAGCCTGGAGCAGTTCATGGCCAAGCTGTGTCCACACCACCAGAAACAGATAGTGGATGCCCTGGGTTTCCTCCAGACTGAAGTCAAAGCAGTCAAGGCTTCCTCCTGCACTTCACAAGCCtcgaaccctaaccctgccttgGTGGACATAAGATCCACTTCTGTCTGCCCGGAATCCTGCCTGGACACCCCAGCGAGGACCTGCATAGAGCCCACACTCCCATTAATGTCCACTCCTAAGGGACAGTTGGAGATCCAGGAGATGGCCAGTGTCAACACCAGCAGCTCTGTGAGCCCCGAGAAAATCCCGGAGACTACTGTCTCTCTGCAGACACCAGGAACCGGGGGGCCGGCTTTAGACCTCCGGAAAACCGTTTCAGAAGGCATCACGGCTCTGGCGGTTCCCATCAAAAGTCCCGTACAGCTTGATATCACACGTCCTAGTGACCACGTTCCtctgaaaataaaaattatgAAGTCTGGCAGCCTTGGGGATGGTAAGAAACTGTCCTGTGTACTCACCACCTCTGTAGTGCCTCCTGCTGGAAAACTAGAGGAACGACAGGTCAATACTGACCCCTCAAAGAGGGCTGAGAGCCACAGTGCTAGACTCAGCTCCCAAGTGAAAAGACGTCATCATTCTGATCACTCAAATCAGGCCAGACAGAGGGGAGCGATTGGACACACAAAAGGCACACCATCCAAGCCCTGCACAGAGAAGAGGACGCCAGACGCAATATCCCACATGTCACCTAGAACTGCCAGGAAGACGATAAGAGGATCCTCATGCTATCGTCCTCGGGAGTCGTCCGTGTTCATCGCCGACCCTGACCTCGGCCACTGTGATCTCGTCTACATCGACAAGCCGATCACAGAGTCGCTGAGGAGACAGCGGCACCGCATGCTCCCGCGCCGCAACGCCCGGAAGAGCACCAGAGGCCACCTCTACGTTGAGGAGATGTGGGAGCTGAAAACCGTCCGAACGCTGGCCAGCAAGTCGAGACCCAACGACAACCTGGGGAACTATCCAATCGCCCCAATGCCAGACCTCATCAGCCTAGTTACTGTCACTCCTAAACAGGCCCTGGCCAAGCCCGACGGTGTTCCTCTGGTAGATCTTCCCATTGCTGAGGGCTGTACGGAGACGGCTAGTCAGAAGACGCCCTCCGAGCAACTGTCTGAGATGGACATCCCTGGCATAGCTGATGGGGTGGTGGAAGCAGCCGCCAGCGAAGCCAACCCAGTAGTTGAGAACAGTGAGTCAGACCAGAGCCAGTGCAAAGATTTCCCTACCCCTCCTCCCGTCCCTCCTCAAACCCAGCTGAACGAAACTGAACAGGTTGCGGTGACAGATTCAGAGCAGGCAATGGAGAGCGttgtgtcagaggagagagtAGTTCAGACTGTAGTCGAACCAGCGGGGCAAGATGCAAGTGGTGTTGAAGTATTAAACGAAAGTCTAGCTGAAGTGATAGAGACAGAGGTAGGGGCAAACCCAACGGGAAGTCATACTACAGAGGAGAccctgtgtgtttcagaggaggTCCAGAATGGGGACCTTGAACCCCAGCAGGAAGCTGAGCTACCAAACCCTGTCGTGGAGAGTGCCCAAGACGAAaagcaggaagagaaggagcaggCGCAGGCTGAGGAGGCCAAGACCCAGCAGCACTCGGATTCCTCTGAAAGAAAAGATCAGAGTGGAAATGAAACTCAGACAGTGCAGGAATTGAAAGAGGTTGAGGAAGTGGATATGGCTGAACCAGAGTCTGCTGCTGCAGATATGACCACCATAAAAGAAGAGCACACGATTGATCCTTTGGTTCATTTCTCCCCTGAGAAGTCTCTGGAGGCTCTTCTGAAAGAGTTACCTCCATGGCGTAGGAAGCGTCATGAAAAGTTTCAGCCCAAACCAGTTATATTTAGTGAAACTGAGAAGATAATTGTAGGGTATGTTAATGGTAGGCCTATCAAAGCCTCTGACAGATGCTTGCGTAGAAGGTCTCAGAAAAGTTCTCCAAAACCTGTTAAGAGCAATTCCAAAGGCAATCATGGCGTTTCTGAATCATCATCTGCTCCTGGCTCATCGGTTGACTCAGTTAAAAGTCCCTCGTTGAAACGACCTGCAAAGGCACATATGAAATGTTCTCTCCAACCTATCGAGACCAAACCAGAGAGTCCATCTATCGCTGTTTCTCCAGTTGAGAGCGTCCAAAGTCCTGCTCCAAAACATCCCACAAGGAGCCGTATCAACGTGAGACGAAACATTATGGGGTCAAAGAGCCTTGCTGAAGCAAGTCAGAGTGCTCCTGATTCTCTACCAACCCACGTTCCTGAAAAGACACCAGCCCCAGAAACTGAGACTCTGCCAGCACCAGTGTCTGCCCCTCTTTCTGCCCCGGCCCCAGTCCCTGACTGTCTGCCCGTCCCTGTCCTAGTGTCTGAATCTCCAccggcccctcccctcaccccagtCCCTGAACAGACAGTGGATTCCCCTAAAACCCAGGAGTTTAAACGACCACTCAGATCAGCCAAATCAAAGAAAGCCGGGCCAgcagtctctcctccccagtCAATTGCCATGACGTCCTCTGTCTCTGAAGaaccctccacatccctcccacCCACTTCTACTGAGCCTATGCCCCTTCTCCCCACCaacccatctcccctccccatatccacccctccacttcctctgtcTTCAACTTCCACCTCTATCGAACCCTCAGAGTCCCAACAGACACCAGCACCACAGGCTATCAGTGAGCAGAGTGTGGATGCAGTCGAGACAGTTCCAGGAACTAAGCCCATTGAGAAGCAGAGCAACATGGGGGGAGAATGCAGGGTGCTGGCCATACAAAAGCTTAGGTCTTCAGGGATTGTAAAGGAGTTTGAGGAGGTTGAGATGCCGAAAACTACCAGTgaggttccctccctcccagaggaCCCAGGGGCAATGAGTAGTGAGGCAACCACCCAGAGGAGCCCACTAAGAGGCAAGCGGACTCCCTTGAAGGACAGAGAAGCCAGCAAACTGCTGAAGGCAGCAGATGCAACACCTTTGCAAGATGACAGCATTCCAGCATCAGATTCCCGTGTATCCCTCAATACAGAAAGACCAGGGAGGATGCCACTCAGGAGTGAAAGCAGCAAAGCTGAAGTAGCCACTAGCCATTCAATTACCCGTGTGACTCCTATCCCTTCATCACCTCCTGAAAACAGGAAGTCAGCTCTCCGGTCCCAAAGGTTGgcctcaccctcttcctctaCTGCTCCAAACACACCAGAGAAGCCCCGAGAAGTGTTGTCTCCTTTCAGGGTGAAACCAGAAAAGATCACAAAGCTTCCGCCCAAGTCTTCTCCAGTGTCTTCTCAGCTGCCCAGTTCTCTACCCTCCTGCTCAGgccttcctttcttccctcccagACTGGAGCCGCCAGCACCCACTCCCCCCAAATTTCTGGCGGCCCTGAACAGTGAGGAACACCAACACATGATCAGTAACCTGAACACCAAATTTGATAAGATGCAAAAAGGCTGGTTCCAGATGGACAAAGAGGGTCAGCCGGCTCCTAAGCACAAGAacaaggctgacagacaggcggcCATCTGGAAGAGCAAGCGCAGGGTTCGAAAGCCTAGGTCTTCGGAACACCAGAGGTTCTCCCCTGTCCAGATGCTCTTCATGAAGAACTTTGACCTCAGCAGTATCTGCCGATGGTTCCTACAGTCAACAGAGACAAAGTCCTTAGTCATCGTTAAGAAGGTGAACACTCGTCTTCCCTCTGAGACGCAGCTGTGCTTCCACAGCTCTTCCTGCCTCCCAGGGACCTCCCAGGGGGTGTTCCCAAGCCTGCAGGCCGAACGCCTGAAGAAACATCTGAAAAAGTTTGCTATTGCCTCCCCTGTGAAGAGCACTCCCAAGAGCCAGAAACTCATTGCTAAAGCCCTGGAGCAGGAGGTCCCTATATCCAaagggaaggagaaaaaagagctAACCACAGCCACTCGGATCTCAACAAAGCCGTACGCGTCCTCAGCCGAGATCCAGGCCCAGGCAAGTGAGGCTCAGAAGGCCTCTGTTAAGGCGAAGATTCCAGCGAGCGCAAGGATCCTGAGGAAGTACAACTACATCCGGGAGAAGATGCAGGTCCAGCAGACCTCCAAAAAGGTGAAGGATGCACCAAGGGAAAGCCTCAAGGCTGCCAACGTGAAAACCTCCAACTCTAAACCCAAACTAGCAACTGTGAAGGGAGCTAAAGCCTGCCGGACagataataaaaaaattaaggaGCCTGTCTTAGCAAAATCAGTGAGAGGGAGACCCTCTCTTGATCAAAAACCTGCAGGGAAGGAAAGTGTGGTCAAGACAACCAGCAGTAGGACTGTTAGAGAGCCTATGAAGAGGGATAGTGAATCATCGCAGAAATTGCCTCAAAAGTCCCCCAAAACACCAAAGTCCTCAGCCCCTGCTGCTGGGGCTAAAACGGATTCCCATAAAAAGGTTGAAGAAGAGAAAACAGGAGTGGATAGTTCTCCGCTGGTCAAACCAGGTGCTGGTGCgaaagaaaaacagacaaaGAAACCGTCTCAAAGTAGAGTCACTGACAGTAGAGTCACTGTAGGTAAAGGTGCCGAGGGGCCGGTGGACACTCCGCTTCCGGACATGGACGCCACAACTACGCCGGTCTCCTCGGACCAGGTACTGACCAGGTctcagaggaagatggaggtcaTGCCTACTCGGAGCGGAAGCCCCAAATCTGCTACCAAGAAAGCCCAGGAGCCGACACCGACGCCAAGTGGGACTCCTAAGTCAGCCACCAAGAGAGCAGAGGGCTCCGCACATACACAGAAGGGAAATCCGAAGTCTGCCGtgaagagaggccaggaggcccCACAGACTCCTGCCAAGCGCACCAGGATGTCTCTGACCAAGTAG